In Herbaspirillum seropedicae, a single window of DNA contains:
- a CDS encoding MFS transporter translates to MTTTTTNAKHSKLSTVLRVTSGNFLEMFDFFLYGFYASYISKTFFPSDNEFVSLILTFGTFGAGFLMRPLGAIILGSYIDRVGRRQGLIVTLAIMAIGTLLIAFVPGYATIGVAAPILVLTGRLLQGFSAGVELGGVSVYLAEMATPGNKGFYVSWQSASQQAAIMASALIGYLVSQSLSPVQISDWGWRIPFFIGCMIVPAIFIIRRSLQETDEFLARKRHPSFGEIMSSIAQNWKIVVAGMMMVVMTTVSFYLITVYTPTFGKNVLKLSASDSLIVTFCVGLSNFCWLPIMGALSDRVGRRPVLVAFTLLTLLTAYPVMSWLVSDISFKNLLITELWLSFLYASYNGAAVVALTEVMPAHVRTVGFSLAYSLATAIFGGFTPLVSTWLIETSGDKAAPGYWMSFAAVCGLLATLVLYRGKSAAATVSPTA, encoded by the coding sequence ATGACCACAACCACTACAAACGCCAAACACTCCAAGCTGTCCACAGTCCTGCGGGTCACCAGCGGCAATTTCCTGGAGATGTTCGACTTCTTCCTGTACGGCTTCTACGCCAGCTACATCTCCAAGACCTTCTTCCCGTCGGACAACGAGTTCGTTTCGCTGATCCTGACCTTCGGCACCTTTGGTGCGGGCTTCCTGATGCGTCCGCTGGGCGCCATCATCCTGGGCAGCTACATCGACCGCGTGGGGCGTCGCCAGGGCCTGATCGTGACGCTGGCCATCATGGCCATCGGCACGCTGCTCATCGCCTTCGTGCCTGGCTATGCCACCATCGGCGTGGCCGCGCCGATCCTGGTGCTGACCGGACGATTGCTGCAGGGGTTCTCGGCAGGGGTGGAGCTGGGTGGCGTGTCAGTCTATCTGGCCGAGATGGCCACGCCCGGCAACAAGGGCTTTTACGTGAGCTGGCAATCGGCCAGCCAGCAGGCGGCCATCATGGCCTCGGCCCTGATCGGCTATCTGGTCAGCCAATCCTTGTCGCCGGTGCAGATCAGCGACTGGGGCTGGCGCATTCCCTTCTTCATCGGCTGCATGATCGTGCCGGCCATCTTCATCATCCGCCGCTCGCTGCAGGAAACCGACGAATTCCTGGCGCGCAAGCGTCATCCCAGCTTCGGCGAGATCATGTCCTCCATCGCCCAGAACTGGAAGATCGTGGTGGCCGGGATGATGATGGTGGTGATGACCACCGTGTCGTTCTACCTGATCACGGTCTACACGCCGACCTTCGGCAAGAACGTGCTCAAGCTGTCGGCCTCGGACAGCCTCATCGTGACCTTCTGCGTAGGCCTGTCCAACTTCTGCTGGCTGCCCATCATGGGCGCGCTGTCCGACCGCGTGGGACGTCGTCCGGTACTGGTGGCCTTTACGCTCTTGACCTTGCTGACGGCCTATCCGGTGATGTCCTGGCTGGTCTCCGACATCAGCTTCAAGAATCTGTTGATCACCGAACTGTGGCTGTCCTTCCTCTATGCCAGCTATAACGGCGCGGCAGTGGTGGCGCTCACCGAGGTGATGCCGGCGCATGTGCGCACGGTCGGTTTCTCGCTGGCCTACAGCCTGGCCACCGCCATCTTCGGCGGCTTCACGCCGCTGGTCTCGACCTGGCTGATCGAAACCTCCGGCGACAAGGCTGCACCGGGCTACTGGATGAGCTTTGCCGCCGTCTGCGGCCTGCTTGCCACGCTGGTGCTGTATCGCGGCAAGAGCGCAGCCGCCACGGTCAGTCCGACCGCCTGA
- a CDS encoding substrate-binding domain-containing protein — protein MKSLLSSKPLQRSVLALLIGATSALAAATDIHVVSSGGFAAAYKTLAPEFEKKTGHKLISGWGPSMGETPQAIPNRLQRGEHIDVVIMVGDSLDKLVAAGKVSKTEHKLLALSRIGLAVKAGAPRPDISNLDAFKRTLLTAHSVVYSDSASGVFLSTKLFKRLGIDQQMAYKGRMIPAEPVGQVVARGDAEIGLQQISELKPVKGIDIIGPIPEEAQQLTPFSAGVVVGAHEAEAAKELVHFLASPEAQAAIKASGLDPAPR, from the coding sequence ATGAAAAGCCTTCTGTCCTCCAAGCCCCTGCAGCGCAGCGTTCTCGCCCTGCTCATCGGCGCCACCAGCGCGCTGGCCGCAGCGACCGACATCCACGTGGTCAGCTCGGGCGGCTTTGCCGCTGCCTACAAGACGCTGGCGCCGGAATTCGAAAAGAAGACCGGCCACAAGCTCATCTCCGGCTGGGGTCCCTCCATGGGCGAAACGCCGCAGGCCATTCCCAATCGCCTGCAACGCGGGGAGCACATCGACGTGGTGATCATGGTCGGCGATTCGCTGGACAAGCTGGTGGCCGCGGGCAAGGTCTCCAAGACCGAGCACAAGCTGCTGGCGCTCTCGCGCATCGGCCTGGCCGTCAAGGCCGGGGCGCCGCGCCCGGATATCTCCAACCTCGACGCCTTCAAGCGCACGCTGCTCACGGCCCACTCGGTGGTCTATTCGGATAGCGCCAGCGGCGTATTCCTCTCCACCAAGCTGTTCAAGCGCCTGGGCATCGACCAGCAGATGGCCTACAAGGGCCGCATGATCCCGGCCGAGCCGGTGGGTCAGGTGGTGGCGCGCGGTGACGCCGAGATCGGCCTGCAGCAGATCTCCGAGCTCAAGCCGGTCAAGGGCATCGACATCATCGGCCCGATTCCCGAAGAAGCCCAGCAACTGACGCCGTTCTCGGCCGGAGTGGTGGTGGGCGCCCACGAAGCCGAAGCAGCCAAGGAACTGGTGCACTTCCTGGCCTCGCCTGAGGCACAGGCGGCGATCAAGGCTTCCGGACTGGATCCCGCGCCGCGCTGA